In Myxococcus stipitatus, the following are encoded in one genomic region:
- a CDS encoding HAD family hydrolase, which yields MGKKRGTYQDKAWMNKPRAFGNYGPTRPKALFFDVDDTLVDRSGAFARYFEALMARFPQVFPEHRRAEDFATIQSFDERGGRDRDAFCLDVTKTFPMGLSASELWTDFRMSLPRLVGSDPKLVEWLGALAKRHPIVTVSNGFSGTQRMKLVYAGLYHSVPDGFFSSDVGVEKPDPRIFLAALEHVRREPAEVLHVGDDPERDIVPATKLGLATCWVSHGRQWPAALPPPTFTVERISSRVEDFAQVLSTWT from the coding sequence ATGGGAAAGAAGCGCGGGACCTACCAGGACAAGGCGTGGATGAACAAACCGCGGGCCTTCGGGAACTACGGTCCGACGCGGCCGAAGGCCCTCTTCTTCGACGTGGATGACACCCTGGTCGACCGCTCCGGGGCCTTCGCGCGCTACTTCGAGGCGCTCATGGCCCGCTTCCCCCAGGTCTTCCCCGAGCACCGCCGCGCCGAGGACTTCGCCACCATCCAGTCGTTCGACGAGCGCGGGGGACGAGACAGGGACGCCTTCTGTCTCGACGTGACGAAGACGTTTCCCATGGGGCTCTCCGCGAGCGAGCTGTGGACGGACTTCCGGATGTCCCTGCCGCGCCTGGTGGGGTCGGACCCGAAGCTCGTGGAGTGGCTGGGCGCGCTGGCGAAGCGCCATCCCATTGTCACCGTCTCCAATGGATTCTCAGGCACCCAGCGCATGAAGCTCGTGTACGCGGGGCTCTATCACTCGGTGCCGGACGGCTTCTTCTCCAGCGACGTGGGCGTGGAGAAGCCGGACCCGCGCATCTTCCTGGCGGCGCTCGAGCACGTGCGCCGAGAGCCCGCCGAGGTGCTCCACGTGGGCGACGACCCGGAGCGCGACATCGTCCCCGCGACGAAGCTGGGCCTCGCCACCTGCTGGGTCTCCCATGGGCGACAGTGGCCTGCCGCTCTTCCGCCCCCGACCTTCACCGTGGAGCGCATCAGCTCGCGCGTCGAGGACTTCGCGCAGGTGCTTTCGACATGGACATGA
- a CDS encoding STM4012 family radical SAM protein has product MKRLEEMLEGSPYVAYLYGYPHKTAYRPFAPALSLESVWAEERRDALFLYFHVPFCEMRCGFCNLFTAAGPKQDVVDGYLAALERETHRVKDALGTASFARLAVGGGTPTLLDVAGLHRVFDLAEKVLGADPHRIPVSVEVSPETVDAEKLRALRARGTDRVSMGVQSFIEAEVAAVKRPQKTAQVEAALDLIRSTGFPTLNLDLIYGMEGQTVESFLFSLRAALRFSPEEIYLYPLYVRPLTFLGKKSRAWDDLRLSLYRAGREFLLAEGYTQVSMRMFRARHAPDAAGPVYRCQEDGMVGLGCGARSYTGQVHYSSEYAVGSREVRSIIASYSERTSESFGQVGYGFRLNGEERRRRHMLLSLLADGVDFAVYRERFCSDVLEDFPELLELEAHGLARREGPGLVLTAAGVERSDLIGPWLHSEGVRALSEEYAWR; this is encoded by the coding sequence ATGAAGCGCCTGGAAGAGATGCTCGAGGGGTCGCCGTACGTGGCGTACCTCTATGGCTACCCGCACAAGACAGCCTACCGTCCCTTCGCTCCGGCGCTGTCCCTGGAGTCGGTGTGGGCGGAGGAGCGGCGGGACGCCCTGTTCCTCTACTTCCACGTCCCGTTCTGCGAGATGCGGTGTGGCTTCTGCAATCTCTTCACGGCGGCGGGCCCCAAGCAGGACGTGGTGGACGGGTACCTGGCGGCGCTGGAGCGTGAGACGCACCGGGTGAAGGACGCGCTGGGCACGGCGAGCTTCGCGCGGCTCGCGGTGGGAGGTGGCACTCCGACGTTGCTCGACGTGGCCGGGCTGCACCGCGTATTCGACCTGGCGGAGAAGGTGTTGGGTGCGGACCCGCATCGCATCCCTGTCTCGGTGGAGGTGTCTCCGGAGACGGTGGACGCGGAGAAGCTGCGGGCCTTGCGCGCGCGTGGGACGGACCGCGTGAGCATGGGTGTGCAGAGCTTCATCGAGGCGGAGGTGGCCGCGGTGAAGCGGCCCCAGAAGACGGCGCAGGTGGAGGCGGCGCTGGACCTCATCCGTTCGACGGGGTTCCCCACGCTGAACCTGGACCTCATCTACGGGATGGAGGGGCAGACGGTGGAGAGCTTCCTGTTCTCCTTGCGTGCCGCGCTGCGCTTCTCGCCGGAGGAGATCTATTTGTACCCGCTCTACGTGCGGCCGCTGACCTTCCTGGGGAAGAAGTCGCGCGCGTGGGATGACCTGCGGCTCTCGCTGTATCGCGCGGGCCGCGAGTTCCTGCTGGCGGAAGGCTACACCCAGGTGTCGATGCGGATGTTCCGCGCGCGCCATGCTCCGGACGCGGCGGGGCCGGTGTACCGCTGCCAGGAGGATGGGATGGTGGGGTTGGGGTGCGGCGCGCGCTCGTACACGGGGCAGGTGCATTACTCGTCTGAGTACGCGGTGGGCTCGCGCGAGGTGCGCTCCATCATCGCGTCGTACAGCGAGCGGACGTCGGAGTCGTTCGGACAGGTGGGGTACGGCTTCCGGTTGAACGGGGAGGAGCGGCGGCGCCGGCACATGTTGTTGTCGCTGCTGGCGGACGGCGTGGACTTCGCGGTGTACCGGGAGCGGTTCTGCTCGGACGTGCTGGAGGACTTCCCGGAGCTGTTGGAGCTGGAGGCCCACGGGCTGGCGCGCCGGGAGGGGCCGGGGTTGGTGCTCACGGCGGCGGGCGTGGAGCGCTCGGACCTAATTGGACCGTGGTTGCACTCCGAGGGGGTGCGCGCGTTGTCGGAGGAGTACGCCTGGCGATGA
- a CDS encoding AAA family ATPase, translated as MSSSAGVCMACGTRLAPGLATCPRASSPTPLAEGVRRWGTGACHPALVGRSAVLERLKWCAEEARRGLGRAVWLVGVEGIGKSRLKDALVEALAGSRFEVWEGSGVAFPGTPAGPFLDLLEATRGLRPVPGVGRMSSAEAERVSRFLEGREWRGIPASLSSESVALFDALCHSLLPHRVPRVLILEDWQHADRLSRALVEVLVTRLAHAPVLVLVLERTAGTALVPAPAEVLELGPLSAEEVSGWVATRVPPGPAREEVLRVGSGHPLMVLQALAYQQEGHREVLPRTGGEVVSARFDTLSATRREALQVSAVLGPCVPRPVLGALVGGFSCLAGLESGGWLRPVSGGRYTWGARMPGLGAAWSDADRVELHRRAAEAYEALPLESRRRACAELARHWLAAKCPERALPHLMEVAGWSLAALEPAAALEVYRVGLDVAARLSLESARRWSRVLWERMGDAHRLAGERAEAESAWRIALSLDEPHPVAAPPERLHCLQKLAAVVLSLERYEEVVTLAEEAGAYDMAQDALLSRASLDALCALALCWMARFDEAYSRLSAARGRLLQLPNSEVPGRASVEAVLHRAMGTLLMGQGRPEQATAEYAAVLRWTERSGDTWEHSTALFNLGDAYARAGERERAVHYFQLALDLKARMGDRGGMAYTHHGLALLHSQADAPELAKEDAVRGLQLAGMLGDRKLKSLLRCALGRAHLRLGEREEAARQLELAAQDAAAANARPELLQAQAALRALEARR; from the coding sequence ATGAGCTCGTCTGCGGGCGTGTGCATGGCCTGTGGGACGCGACTGGCCCCCGGCCTCGCCACATGCCCGCGCGCGTCGTCGCCGACGCCCCTGGCGGAAGGCGTGAGGCGGTGGGGGACTGGTGCGTGTCACCCGGCGCTGGTGGGGCGGTCGGCGGTGCTGGAGCGGTTGAAGTGGTGCGCGGAGGAAGCGCGGCGCGGGCTGGGGCGCGCCGTGTGGTTGGTGGGTGTGGAGGGCATTGGAAAGTCGAGGCTGAAGGACGCGCTGGTGGAGGCGTTGGCGGGCAGCCGCTTCGAGGTGTGGGAAGGCAGCGGCGTGGCGTTCCCCGGGACGCCCGCGGGGCCGTTCCTGGACCTCCTGGAGGCCACGCGGGGATTGCGTCCGGTTCCGGGCGTGGGCCGGATGTCCAGCGCGGAGGCGGAGCGCGTCAGCCGCTTCCTGGAAGGCCGCGAGTGGCGGGGCATCCCCGCGAGCCTCTCCTCCGAGAGCGTCGCGTTGTTCGATGCGCTCTGCCATTCGCTGCTGCCGCACCGCGTGCCCCGCGTCCTCATCCTGGAGGACTGGCAGCATGCGGACCGGCTCAGCCGCGCGCTCGTCGAGGTGTTGGTGACACGGCTGGCCCACGCGCCCGTGCTGGTGCTGGTGTTGGAGCGCACGGCTGGCACTGCGCTCGTGCCGGCGCCGGCGGAGGTGCTCGAGCTGGGGCCGCTGAGCGCCGAGGAGGTGTCGGGTTGGGTGGCGACACGTGTCCCCCCGGGGCCTGCTCGGGAGGAGGTGCTTCGGGTCGGCTCGGGGCACCCGCTGATGGTGTTGCAGGCGCTCGCGTATCAGCAGGAGGGCCACCGCGAGGTGCTGCCTCGGACGGGCGGCGAGGTGGTGTCGGCCCGCTTCGACACGCTGTCCGCGACGCGGCGCGAGGCGTTGCAGGTGAGCGCGGTGTTGGGGCCGTGTGTTCCGCGCCCGGTGCTGGGGGCGCTCGTGGGTGGGTTCTCGTGTCTCGCGGGCTTGGAGTCGGGCGGGTGGCTCCGGCCTGTTTCGGGAGGACGCTACACTTGGGGCGCGCGGATGCCGGGGTTGGGCGCGGCCTGGTCCGACGCGGACCGGGTGGAGCTGCATCGGCGGGCGGCCGAGGCGTATGAGGCCCTGCCGTTGGAGTCACGCCGGCGCGCGTGCGCGGAGCTGGCGCGTCACTGGCTCGCGGCGAAGTGCCCGGAGCGGGCGTTGCCCCACTTGATGGAGGTGGCGGGGTGGAGCCTCGCGGCATTGGAGCCCGCGGCGGCGTTGGAGGTGTACCGCGTCGGGCTGGATGTGGCCGCGAGGCTCTCGTTGGAGTCCGCGCGCCGGTGGTCTCGGGTGCTCTGGGAGCGGATGGGGGATGCACATCGGCTCGCGGGAGAGCGCGCGGAGGCGGAGTCCGCGTGGAGAATCGCGCTCTCGTTGGACGAGCCCCATCCGGTGGCGGCGCCGCCGGAGCGGTTGCATTGCCTCCAGAAGCTCGCGGCCGTGGTGCTCTCCCTGGAGCGATACGAAGAGGTGGTGACGCTGGCGGAGGAGGCGGGGGCGTATGACATGGCGCAGGACGCGCTGCTGTCGCGCGCCTCGCTCGACGCGCTGTGCGCATTGGCCCTGTGTTGGATGGCCCGCTTCGATGAGGCGTACTCGCGGCTGTCGGCGGCTCGTGGACGGCTGCTTCAGTTGCCCAACTCGGAGGTCCCCGGACGGGCGAGCGTGGAGGCCGTCCTGCACCGCGCGATGGGGACGCTGCTGATGGGGCAGGGGCGTCCGGAGCAGGCCACGGCGGAGTACGCGGCCGTGCTGCGCTGGACGGAGCGCTCGGGAGATACGTGGGAGCACTCCACGGCGCTCTTCAATCTGGGGGACGCGTATGCTCGCGCGGGAGAGCGTGAGCGGGCGGTGCATTACTTCCAGCTCGCGTTGGACCTCAAGGCGCGCATGGGTGACCGGGGCGGCATGGCGTACACGCACCATGGGCTCGCGCTCTTGCACTCGCAGGCCGATGCGCCGGAGCTCGCGAAGGAGGACGCGGTGCGGGGGCTCCAGCTCGCGGGCATGTTGGGGGACCGGAAGCTGAAGTCGCTCCTGCGTTGCGCCCTGGGCCGGGCTCACTTGCGATTGGGTGAGCGGGAAGAGGCCGCGCGCCAGCTTGAACTCGCGGCGCAGGATGCCGCCGCGGCCAACGCCCGTCCGGAGCTGCTCCAGGCGCAGGCGGCGCTTCGCGCGCTCGAGGCTCGCCGATGA
- a CDS encoding L,D-transpeptidase family protein: MTSSSSCLRRVLPLCLLAWTAVAQGADETDLFESYLRPAHPAADGFAPVPDAAKIRPGSPLHALAHGRVVSVGAERNSVTLEHLYHENHELLRVRSEYSGLEGVELHPGALVTRGQVMGQVSKSVRPSVSLSTDRRMSTEEAWRFTSTRARLPQPATEPVLVLISHAKHQLRLYERGVERARVEVGFGQGTGPKQERGDNRTPVGMYFIIHTLRGEIPGPYGAFYGGHWLKVNYPNPWDARRGVERGWLNEKTRERITRAWEAREATDANTRLGSGIGFHGWASEWSLEQSRGRLSWGCVVFHPRDIAALYDRMPRGTMVVLF, translated from the coding sequence GTGACTTCCTCTTCTTCGTGCCTGCGCCGGGTTCTTCCGCTGTGTCTCCTTGCCTGGACGGCCGTGGCCCAGGGCGCGGACGAGACGGACCTCTTCGAGTCCTATCTGCGCCCGGCCCACCCGGCGGCGGATGGCTTCGCCCCCGTACCCGATGCAGCGAAGATCCGACCAGGAAGCCCGCTCCACGCGCTGGCGCATGGACGCGTGGTGTCCGTCGGCGCCGAGCGGAATAGCGTCACGCTGGAGCACCTGTATCACGAGAACCATGAGCTGCTTCGCGTCCGCTCGGAGTACTCGGGCCTGGAAGGCGTGGAGCTTCACCCCGGTGCGCTCGTCACGCGGGGCCAGGTGATGGGACAGGTGTCGAAGTCCGTGCGGCCGAGCGTGTCGCTCTCCACCGACCGGCGCATGTCCACGGAGGAAGCCTGGCGCTTCACGTCCACGCGAGCCCGATTGCCCCAGCCCGCGACAGAGCCCGTGCTGGTGCTCATCTCACATGCGAAGCATCAGCTCCGCTTGTACGAGCGAGGTGTCGAGCGCGCACGAGTGGAGGTGGGCTTCGGGCAAGGCACGGGTCCCAAGCAGGAGCGGGGAGACAACCGCACGCCCGTGGGGATGTACTTCATCATCCACACGCTGCGCGGGGAGATTCCGGGTCCCTACGGCGCCTTCTACGGAGGCCACTGGCTGAAGGTGAACTACCCGAATCCCTGGGACGCTCGCCGGGGGGTCGAGCGTGGATGGCTCAACGAGAAGACTCGCGAGCGCATCACCCGGGCGTGGGAGGCGCGTGAGGCCACGGACGCCAACACCCGGTTGGGGAGTGGCATCGGCTTCCATGGCTGGGCGAGTGAGTGGTCCCTGGAGCAGAGCCGGGGCCGGCTGTCGTGGGGGTGCGTCGTGTTCCATCCCCGTGATATCGCCGCGCTGTATGACCGGATGCCGCGAGGCACGATGGTTGTCCTCTTCTAG
- a CDS encoding WGR domain-containing protein codes for MPRYEFKEGSSNKFWDITLEGKSFTTKWGRIGTDGQEKTQTFDSPAAAQKEYDKLVREKEKKGYELVDGEGGEDGDDEETEAVEGKSNPELEAAILKDPDNQDAYLVYGDWLQAQGDPRGELIALQHAAANADSAEAGALKRKVSAHIKKHKALLLGGMAKAWSDEELTVQWHLGFIREARMGKKDYDSELDVPETLKQLLAHPSARFIKSLTIGMVDMDGENHYDAITAAIVEAKELPTLQNLFLGDFEYPDETEISWSYLNDVSGLYKVLPNLRTLRLRGASAELGTVDLPELREFTIETGGLPLGAVKSIASATWPKLERLEVWFGAEGYGAEGGVEDIQPILDGKGLPNVKVLGLRNSEFTDDLVKVLHTAKILPQLEKLDLSMGCLSDVGAHELANHAAAYKHLKNLDLTENTMTDEGEKLVAKISGTVATGNQREYDEEYRYAAVGE; via the coding sequence ATGCCGCGGTACGAGTTCAAGGAAGGCAGCTCCAACAAGTTCTGGGACATCACCCTCGAGGGCAAGTCCTTCACCACGAAGTGGGGCCGCATCGGAACCGACGGCCAGGAGAAGACGCAGACCTTCGACTCTCCCGCGGCGGCGCAGAAGGAGTACGACAAGCTGGTCCGCGAGAAGGAGAAGAAGGGCTACGAGCTCGTCGACGGCGAGGGTGGCGAGGACGGTGACGACGAGGAGACAGAGGCCGTCGAGGGCAAGTCCAACCCCGAGCTCGAGGCCGCCATCCTGAAGGACCCGGACAACCAGGACGCGTACCTCGTCTATGGCGACTGGCTCCAGGCGCAGGGAGATCCCCGCGGCGAGCTCATCGCGCTCCAGCACGCGGCGGCGAACGCCGACAGCGCCGAGGCGGGTGCCCTCAAGCGCAAGGTCTCCGCGCACATCAAGAAGCACAAGGCGCTGCTGCTCGGCGGGATGGCCAAGGCCTGGAGCGACGAGGAGCTCACGGTGCAGTGGCACCTGGGCTTCATCCGCGAGGCGCGGATGGGCAAGAAGGACTACGACTCCGAGCTCGATGTCCCCGAGACGCTGAAGCAGCTGCTGGCCCATCCGTCCGCGCGCTTCATCAAGTCGCTCACCATCGGCATGGTCGACATGGACGGGGAGAACCACTACGACGCCATCACCGCGGCCATCGTCGAGGCGAAGGAGCTCCCCACGCTCCAGAACCTCTTCCTGGGTGACTTCGAGTACCCGGACGAGACGGAGATCTCCTGGTCGTACCTCAACGATGTCTCGGGCCTCTACAAGGTCCTGCCGAACCTGCGCACGCTGCGGCTGCGCGGCGCGAGCGCGGAGCTGGGCACAGTAGACCTGCCGGAGCTGCGCGAGTTCACCATCGAGACGGGCGGCCTGCCGCTCGGGGCCGTGAAGTCCATCGCCAGCGCGACCTGGCCCAAGCTCGAGCGCCTGGAGGTGTGGTTCGGCGCGGAGGGCTACGGCGCGGAGGGCGGCGTGGAGGACATCCAGCCCATCCTCGACGGCAAGGGGCTTCCGAACGTCAAGGTGCTGGGCCTGCGCAACTCGGAGTTCACCGACGACCTGGTGAAGGTGCTGCACACCGCGAAGATCCTTCCCCAGCTCGAGAAGCTGGACCTGTCCATGGGCTGTTTGTCCGACGTGGGGGCTCACGAGCTCGCGAACCACGCGGCGGCCTACAAGCACCTGAAGAACCTGGACCTGACCGAGAACACGATGACGGACGAGGGCGAGAAGCTGGTCGCGAAGATCTCCGGCACCGTCGCCACGGGCAACCAGCGCGAGTACGACGAGGAGTACCGCTACGCCGCAGTCGGCGAGTAG
- a CDS encoding TIGR02996 domain-containing protein, with protein MSRSKAVSNPELEAAILQDPDAVDAYLVYGDWLQSHGDPRGELISLHHAWARAHGLEAKSFEQQAHEFLQRHEPRLVGDVLAQALRNKHLELDWDLGFIRAARVCPDSPAEEETARRIVRELIRHPSARFLRALSVGGIATFGFIDRYDGITRLIVRAGGSRTLQTLALRARRHNGADDYPSIQIGDVAPLYAVLPRLRSLDLRGAHARLGDIDLPELREFTLETHNLSRPCLDSILSAKWPKLEQLTVWLGGTNTGAEWSVEDIHPLLDGDGLPNLRGLGLCGTRFTDTLVHALHDSRVLPRLTHLDLSGGTLSNQGAQWLSEHAEAFQHLQHLDLRGNMMTDVGMARVAALCLSVDAQEQHNR; from the coding sequence ATGTCGCGGAGCAAGGCCGTTTCAAACCCCGAGCTTGAAGCGGCCATCCTCCAAGACCCCGACGCCGTGGACGCATATCTGGTCTACGGCGACTGGCTTCAGTCCCACGGAGACCCGCGCGGCGAGCTCATCTCCCTGCATCACGCGTGGGCCCGAGCCCATGGCCTGGAGGCGAAGTCCTTCGAGCAGCAGGCCCACGAGTTCCTCCAGCGGCATGAGCCTCGGCTGGTGGGAGACGTGCTCGCCCAAGCCCTCCGGAACAAGCACCTGGAGCTGGACTGGGACCTGGGCTTCATCCGCGCGGCCCGCGTCTGCCCCGATTCCCCGGCCGAAGAGGAGACTGCCCGGCGGATTGTGCGGGAGCTCATTCGCCACCCGTCAGCGCGCTTCCTTCGCGCGCTCTCCGTCGGCGGCATCGCCACGTTTGGATTCATCGACCGCTACGACGGCATCACCCGGCTCATCGTCCGCGCGGGCGGCTCCAGAACCCTTCAGACGCTCGCGCTCCGCGCCAGGAGACACAATGGAGCTGACGATTACCCCTCGATTCAAATCGGTGATGTCGCGCCGCTCTACGCCGTGCTCCCGCGGCTTCGGTCCCTCGATTTGAGAGGTGCCCACGCCAGGCTCGGAGACATCGACCTGCCGGAGCTGCGCGAGTTCACATTGGAGACTCACAACCTCTCACGCCCCTGCCTCGACTCCATCTTGAGCGCGAAGTGGCCCAAGCTGGAGCAGCTGACGGTCTGGCTCGGTGGCACCAACACGGGCGCGGAGTGGAGCGTGGAGGACATCCATCCCCTGCTCGACGGCGATGGGTTGCCGAACCTCCGGGGCCTGGGTTTGTGCGGCACCCGGTTCACGGACACGCTCGTCCACGCGCTCCACGACTCCCGAGTCCTCCCGCGACTCACGCACCTGGACCTGTCCGGCGGTACGCTCTCCAATCAAGGGGCGCAGTGGCTCTCCGAGCACGCGGAGGCGTTCCAGCACCTCCAACACCTGGACCTGCGCGGGAACATGATGACCGACGTGGGCATGGCCCGGGTGGCGGCCCTATGCCTCAGTGTCGACGCGCAAGAACAACACAATCGTTAG
- a CDS encoding STM4014 family protein: protein MAFPFILIGNAENRRVTLFQEALTRQGLAPAHVVPWRELLANPSLLSDLPDTEAIVRIDASGESWDVEKALLKRGHAEAVKLGCSVLEPEQVETLREEHGRIVCPRQAHLGFLSVLSELESCFAKHPRWKVLQSPASIADLFDKRITSRKYAARGIPVPEPLDDVTDTQSLRERMREQDCREVFVKVSCGSSASCLAIFRSHRGRESLVTTIEVTESGWFNSLKVRRIEAPERVEEILGFLLREGSQVEHSIPKARLSGDFFDCRVLVVAGEPAFTVVRQSRGPITNLHLGGKRGDLEALQAAMPGKTWEWAMESCRAVARVHDSLHVGIDLLFEEFFEGHRVVEANAFGDLLPNLRREGLTVYEWEIREALKRYSLAAEDGGAGTAG, encoded by the coding sequence GTGGCGTTTCCCTTCATCCTCATCGGCAACGCGGAGAACCGGCGCGTCACCCTCTTCCAGGAGGCGCTGACACGACAGGGGCTCGCTCCCGCGCACGTGGTGCCATGGCGAGAGCTGTTGGCCAACCCGAGCCTCCTCTCCGACCTGCCGGACACCGAGGCCATCGTCCGCATCGATGCCTCGGGAGAGAGCTGGGACGTGGAGAAAGCACTGCTCAAGCGAGGCCACGCCGAGGCCGTGAAGCTGGGCTGCTCGGTCCTCGAGCCCGAGCAGGTGGAGACCTTGCGCGAGGAGCACGGGCGCATCGTCTGCCCTCGGCAAGCGCATCTGGGGTTCCTGAGCGTACTTTCGGAGCTGGAGTCCTGCTTCGCGAAGCACCCGCGCTGGAAGGTGCTGCAATCCCCCGCGAGCATCGCGGACCTGTTCGACAAGCGCATCACGTCGCGGAAGTACGCGGCGAGAGGCATCCCCGTTCCCGAACCCCTGGACGACGTGACGGACACACAGTCGCTGCGCGAGAGGATGCGCGAGCAGGACTGCCGCGAAGTGTTCGTGAAGGTGTCCTGTGGCTCGTCGGCTTCGTGTCTGGCCATCTTCCGGAGCCACCGAGGGCGCGAGTCACTCGTCACCACCATCGAGGTGACGGAGTCCGGCTGGTTCAACTCGCTCAAGGTGCGCCGCATCGAGGCGCCGGAGCGCGTGGAGGAGATCCTCGGCTTCCTCCTGCGCGAGGGCTCGCAAGTGGAGCACTCCATCCCCAAGGCGCGACTGAGCGGGGACTTCTTCGACTGCCGTGTGCTCGTGGTGGCCGGTGAGCCCGCCTTCACGGTGGTGCGGCAGAGCCGAGGCCCCATCACCAACCTGCACCTGGGCGGCAAGCGAGGCGACCTCGAGGCGCTCCAGGCTGCCATGCCGGGCAAGACGTGGGAGTGGGCGATGGAGAGCTGCCGCGCGGTGGCCCGCGTGCACGACAGTCTGCACGTGGGCATCGACCTGCTCTTCGAGGAGTTCTTCGAAGGACACCGCGTGGTGGAGGCCAATGCGTTTGGCGACCTGCTCCCCAACCTGCGCCGCGAAGGCCTCACGGTCTACGAATGGGAGATACGTGAGGCCCTGAAGCGCTACTCCTTGGCCGCGGAAGACGGCGGAGCCGGAACCGCCGGCTGA
- a CDS encoding STM4013/SEN3800 family hydrolase — translation MDMNTVVGSHDLLFLTLDTLRFDVASELAASGRIPHLAALLPGGQWEERHSPASFTYAAHHAFFAGFLPTPAHPGRHSRLFAMRFEGSETTGQGTCVLDAPDLVTGLAARGYHTVCIGGVGFFNKLNPLGNVLPGLFAESHWAPELGVREPRSTEFQVALAVRRLAELPADLRVFLFMNISALHQPNRHYLPGAAEDSRATHAAALEYVDSQLPPLFAALRRRGAAFCMVCSDHGTAYGEDGYNGHRVGHPVVWTVPYAEFTLPRESAP, via the coding sequence ATGGACATGAACACGGTGGTCGGCTCGCACGACCTGCTCTTCCTGACGCTGGACACCTTGCGCTTCGACGTGGCGTCGGAGCTCGCCGCCTCGGGCCGCATTCCCCACCTCGCCGCGCTCCTGCCGGGCGGACAGTGGGAGGAGCGCCATTCGCCCGCGAGCTTCACCTACGCCGCGCACCACGCCTTCTTCGCGGGCTTCCTGCCCACCCCCGCGCATCCTGGGAGGCACTCGAGGTTGTTCGCCATGCGCTTCGAGGGCAGCGAGACGACGGGGCAGGGCACGTGTGTGTTGGATGCGCCCGACCTGGTGACGGGCCTGGCCGCGCGCGGCTACCACACCGTGTGCATCGGCGGCGTGGGCTTCTTCAACAAGCTCAACCCGCTGGGCAACGTGTTGCCGGGACTCTTCGCGGAGAGCCACTGGGCGCCGGAGCTGGGGGTGCGCGAGCCTCGCTCCACCGAGTTCCAGGTGGCGCTCGCCGTGCGCCGACTGGCGGAGCTGCCCGCGGACCTACGCGTGTTCCTCTTCATGAACATCTCCGCGCTCCACCAGCCCAACCGCCACTACCTGCCCGGGGCCGCCGAGGACTCGCGCGCCACCCACGCAGCAGCCCTGGAATACGTGGACAGTCAGCTTCCACCCCTCTTCGCCGCGCTCCGCCGGAGGGGGGCGGCTTTCTGCATGGTTTGTTCAGACCACGGCACGGCCTACGGCGAGGACGGTTATAACGGTCACCGCGTGGGCCACCCCGTCGTCTGGACGGTGCCCTACGCCGAGTTCACCCTGCCGCGAGAGTCCGCACCATGA
- a CDS encoding STM4011 family radical SAM protein: protein MKLTVLYRGPLSSCNYGCEYCPFGKWKHTEEELAKDREDLERFVSWVEARTGDTVSVFFTPWGEALIWPWYQQAMARLTRLAHVERVAAQTNLSCNLDWVKDCRAEKLGIWATYHPEWTKRHRFLEKCQTLSALGVRYSAGMVGFTRFAEEAEALRRELPGDAYLWINAVKDGQEEPYTDEDIARFTAVDPLFPVNNVRHPSLGRACRGGESVISVDGEGTARRCHFIDEAIGNIYAPDFDQALRPRPCSKATCGCHIGYVHMDYLELDRVFGSGILERVPVKPLWRREASG, encoded by the coding sequence ATGAAGCTCACCGTGCTCTATCGAGGCCCGTTGTCCAGCTGCAACTACGGCTGCGAGTACTGCCCTTTCGGGAAGTGGAAGCACACCGAGGAGGAGCTCGCGAAGGACCGCGAGGACCTGGAGCGGTTCGTGTCGTGGGTGGAGGCTCGAACGGGGGACACGGTGTCCGTGTTCTTCACGCCGTGGGGCGAGGCGCTCATCTGGCCCTGGTACCAGCAGGCGATGGCGCGGCTGACGCGGCTTGCGCACGTGGAGCGTGTGGCCGCGCAGACGAACCTGTCCTGCAACCTGGATTGGGTGAAGGACTGTCGCGCGGAGAAGCTGGGCATCTGGGCGACGTACCATCCGGAGTGGACGAAGCGGCATCGGTTCCTGGAGAAGTGCCAGACGTTGTCCGCGCTAGGGGTCCGGTACAGCGCGGGCATGGTCGGCTTCACGCGCTTCGCGGAGGAGGCGGAGGCGCTGCGCCGAGAGCTGCCCGGGGACGCGTACCTGTGGATCAACGCGGTGAAGGATGGGCAGGAGGAGCCGTACACGGATGAGGACATCGCGCGCTTCACCGCGGTGGACCCGTTGTTCCCGGTGAACAACGTGCGTCACCCCAGCCTGGGCCGCGCGTGCAGGGGAGGGGAGTCTGTCATCTCCGTGGATGGAGAGGGCACGGCGCGGCGCTGCCACTTCATCGATGAGGCCATTGGAAACATCTACGCGCCCGACTTCGACCAGGCGCTGCGCCCCCGGCCGTGCTCGAAGGCGACCTGTGGCTGTCATATCGGCTACGTGCACATGGACTACCTGGAGCTGGACCGTGTGTTCGGCTCGGGCATCCTGGAGCGCGTGCCCGTGAAGCCTCTCTGGCGGCGTGAGGCCTCGGGGTGA